Sequence from the Oncorhynchus kisutch isolate 150728-3 linkage group LG12, Okis_V2, whole genome shotgun sequence genome:
GGCATTACATTGATACACAGTGACCTCTAAAAGTCttgggacagtgacaaatgtttcattgttttggctctgtactccagcactggATTGGAAATGATACAacgactatgaggttaaagtacagactgtcagctttcatttgagggtattttgaTCCCTCTATTGGGTACAAAATGAGCTGAAACACAACCTAAACAAATAGCAAAtccatccaacaagtttgtagagtcacaagctctATGTAGTCATTGTGTACTAGGAGTATGGGACTAAATACAAAacgtttgactactttaatacacagtagtgaatttgtcccaatacttttggtccagtaaaatgggggactatgtacaaaaagtactGTAATTTCTAAAAGTTTATCTGATATACCCTccaattaaagctgacagtctacacttcaacctcatagtcattgtatcatttcaaaacGACAACAAAtgggtcactgtcccaataccttTGGAGCTCACTGAAAGTATAATGTTCCTATAGATTAGTCACGTACCATTTTACCACGATTTGTATTCAAATCAGTCTAAGCAAAGGACTCAAAGGATTTAGTATGGGTTTAAACACACCTAACTATTTATATGGCTAAACAGGACCTCAGCAGGATCTTATTCTCTCTATAACCTTTGACCTCTGGCCATCTGTATCAATAGGTGCTGCGTTTCTTTGCGCTGTGGGACCACACTGACTCTCTGTACGGGGAGGCCAGGCCTGTGACAATCCAGTACTATCTGGTGGATGACTCAGTGGAGATCCGAGAGGTTCATGAGCCCAACAGTGGCCGGGACCCCTTCCCTGTGCTGCTACGCAGACAGAGGCTGCCCAAGAACATCAAACCAGCCTGCAGTAAGTCTCTCAATTATTTTAGCTATCGGCACTAGTTTCTCTGTGTAGTGATCTAACTGGGTTAATGCTGGGAGAGCCCAACAGTGACTGGGACCCCTTCCCTTGCAGCCTACGAACATCAAAACAGGTAAGGCCTGTTGTCGGCAAGCATTTTTctagtgaaagaaaagcagccaacaagtgctcagcatatgtggaaactccttcaagacggttggaaaagcattcctcatgaagctggttgagagaatgctacaagtgtgcaaagctgtcatcaaggcaaaggggggctactttgaagaatataacatatatttagatttgtttaacacttttttggctactacatgattccatatgtgttatttcatagttttgatgtcttcactattctctctatatatatatatatatatatagtaccagtcaaaagtttgaacacacctactcattcaatggtttttcttacattgtactattttctgcattgtatatgatttttttatgtaatatctacataggcgtacagaggcccattatcagaaaccatcactcctgtgttccaatggtactttgtgttcgctaatccaagtttatacttttaaaaggctaattgatcattagaaaacccttttgcaattatgttagcacagctgaaaacttgtgATGATTAAAGAaacctttctttcaaaaacaagtgaccccaaacttttgaatgatagtgtatatattatttattagtattcagaccccttgactttttccacattttgttacattacagccttattctaaaatggattaaataaatacaaaatcctcagcaatctacacaaaataccccataatgacaaagcgaaaacaagttttttacatttttgcaagTATAAACAGTAAAAACAGAAAcactttatttacatcagtatccacaccctttgctattagacttgaaattgagctcagctgcatcctgtttccattgattatccttgagatgtttctacaacttgatttgagtctacctgtggtaaattcaattgattggatattatttggaaaggcacacacctgtctatataaagtcccacagttgacagtgcatgtcaaagcaaaaaccaagccatgaggtcaaaggaattgtccttagagcttcAACACAGGAGTGTGTCGAGACAcatatctggggaaaggtaccaaaacatttctgcagcattgaaagttcccaagaacacagtggcctccctcATTCTTAAATTAAGTttcgaaccaccaagactcttccaagagctggccaaCCAGCCAAACTGAaccatcgggggagaagggccttggtcagggaggtgaccaagaacccgatggtcactctgacggagctctagagttcctctgtggaggtgggagaaccttctagaaggacaaccatctctgcagcactccagctATCAACTGTGTTTGATGACTATACAACATTCTCCATATCCTCCTAATGACTATACAATAGTCTCCATATCCTCCTAATGACTATACAACAGTCTCCATATCCTCCTAATGACTATACAACAGTCTCCATGTCCTCCTAATGACTATACAACAGTCTCCATATCCTCCTAATGACTATACAACAGTCTCCATATCCTCCTAATGACTATACAACAGTCTCCATGTCCTCCTAATGACTATATAACAGTCTCCATGTCCTCCTAATGACTATACAACGGTCTCCATGTGTTTAATGACTATACAACCGTCTCCATGTGTTTAATGACTATACAACAGTCTCCATGTCCTCCTAATGACTATACAACAGTCTCCATGTCCTCCTAATGACTATACAACAGTCTCCATGTCCTCCTAATGACTATACAACAGTCTCCATGTCCTCCTAATGACTATACAGCAGTCTCCATGTCCTCCTAATGACTATACAACAGTCTCCATGTCCTCCAAATGACTATACAACAGTCTCCATTTGTTTAATGACTATACAACGGTCTCCATGTGTTTAATGACTATACAACGGTCTCCATGTGTTTAATGACTATACAACAGTCTCCATGTCCTCCTAATGACTATACAACAGTCTCCATGTCCTCCTAATGACTATACAACAGTCTCCATGTCCTCCTAATGACTATACAAGTATCCATGTCCTCCTAATGACTATACAGCAGTCTCCATGTCCTCCTAATGACTATACAACAGTCTCCATGTCCTCCGAATGACTATACAACAGTCTCCATGTGTTTACTTACTATACAACAGTCTCCATGTGTTTACTTACTATACAACAGTCTCCATGTGTTTACTTACTATACAACAGTTTCCATATCCTCCTAATTACTATACAACAGTCTCCATGTCCTCCTAATGATGATACAACAGTTTCCATGTCCTCCTAATTACTATACAACAGTTTCCATGTCCTCCTAATGACTATACAACAGTCTCCATGTCCTCCTAATGATGATACAACAGTTTCCATGTCCTCCTAATTACTATACAACAGTTTCCATGTCCTCCTAATGACTATACAACAGTCTCCATGTGTTTATTGACTATATAACAGTCTCCATGTCCTCCTAATTACTATaagtctctgtgtgtttaatgaTGATACAACAGTCCCCATGTCCTCCTAATGACTATACAACAGTCTCCGTGTCCCCCTAATGACTATAAAAGTCTCCATGTACTCCTAATGACTATATAACAGTATCCATGTCCTCCTAATGACTATACAACAGTCTCCATGTCCTCCTAATGACTATACAACAGTCCCCatgtccttcctcccctctccagagCCCTTCCCTAGCTGTGTACTGGAGGTGTCCCCCCAGGAGGTGCACCAGTACTACTCGCCCAAGGACTTCCAGGTGGGCGAGACCCTGCAGCTGATGGGCCGGCGCTTCCTGCTCTACGACTGTGACGAGTTCACCAAGACCTACTACCAGAAGAACCACCCCGACCTGGAGCTCAAACCCAAACCTGTGGTTAAGAAGACCACAGAGCTGCATGACAGGCATGAGGTGAAAGGACTGGATTGGTGGAGTTAGGGAGTGttggttggtgggtgggtggaaGGGATGGTGGTTTTTTTCTGCCCATGCCTACTTCTACACCCCATATCCTCTCCCTCGTGGGTGGGTGGTTCTATCTGTTCGTCAGTCCCAATTGTATGAGAGGTTGCCTGTTTCTGTGTCACATACATCCCCTCTCCTATTTTCCCTCTACAGGTTCCTCCCTACAATGGTTTTGGTTCACTGGAGGACTCCCTTCAGAATTGCCTGTCTCTGATCCCTGAGCCCCCTAAGAAGGATCtgatgaagatgctggagaatgACCACAAAGTTCTGCGCTACGCTGCCAGGATGGTGAGGGGCTGGAGGGGGGTTAGGAGAAAGAGGTCTACCTGGGGCTCTGGGAAGCTGGTTGCTGtaatacccttttcacactactcAGACTGGAATTAGTATCACTGGTCAAGACGTTGAAACTGAACCCCAGTAGGCCATGACAACCCCTGAGAAACATGTTTACATGCTAGTTCTGACATCTCACAGTCACCCTTTGAGTGTAACCAATCAGCATCTTAATTTTCTTCCATCCCGTCTCGCTCTATCACAGGACTCCCAGAATCCCCAGGACGAGGGCCGCCTCTTCATCTTCTCCTACTTCCTGTCCAGTGATATGATCAGCATCTTCGAGAAGTCCACGCGCAACTCCGGCATCATCAGCGGCCAGTTCCTGGAAAAGACACGCATCCCCAAGCCGGGCTGCACCGTGGACAAGCCTGAGTTCTATGGCCCGGCCGACTTTGCCATCGGAGACACCGTGGAGGGTAGGCTTCCTAGTGTTGTTCTGTTCGCAGAGATGTTTTAGCTTGGAGGAGATGTAGTGTAGCTCCTATAAAGTTTAGtctagtcccagatctgtttgtgctgtcttgccaactcctatagtCATTGATGGggcagatctgagaccaggtttAATTTTAGCCTCATTGACATTTCAGTCTATTTGGATCAGAACCTTCTTCCAACCAAAAACACATGTATTTCACTGGTGAAGAGCAGTGATATTGTTCTATAGACCCTGTTGCCTCAGTGCATGAGTGTCTCAGGTCCGAATTTCACATTTAATACAACCATCCAACTCTTAtggtcccttttcccctcctaccctccctcaGTTTTCAGACACCGCTTTGTACTGACCGATGCTGACCCCTACGTGCTGAATTACCTGGAGTCCATCTCAGATCAACTCCCCTCTCGCACCCTGAACTCCCTGAGACAGAGGCTGGGCGTGGCTGACCAGGAGGTGGACCCCCACACCGACCCGCAGTCAGGTAAGGACATAAGTGTCCAGGTGTTGCCATGGTGACACACAAAGGGCTCTATTCAACAGCgcaattgaaatttaaaggcaatgttcccgcattAGAGGAGACTGCATTCATAGTAAACGCTGtatacactatatgaccaaaagtatgtggacacctgcttgtcgaacatctcattccaaaatcatggctattaatatgtagttggtcccccctttgctgctataacagtctccactcccCTGGGAAGTCtttacactagatgttggaacattgctgcaggaacttgctcccattcagccacaagagcattagtgaggttgggcgattaggcctggctcgcagtcggcgttccaattcatcccaaaggtgttcaatggtgTTGTGGTCAGgttcttccataccgatctcgacaaaccactggtagtgagtgttgcaaccgaggacagacgatttttacgagcTACGCACTTCAGGACTCAGCGGTCCCGTTTCTGGGAGCTTGTGTTGCTCCTAGGCgtctccacttcacaataacagcacttccagctgactggggcagctctagcggggcaGAAATGTGACCAACTGACTGAaacactgagctcttcagtaaggccattctactctgctagattttatacacctgtcagcaacgggtgtggctgaaatagcggaatctactaatttgaaggggtgtccacatacttttgtgtatatatagtgtacaataTAAACCATCCCCCCTCTAACAGTATACTcagtcctctcctcccttctttcctCAGAGGACATTGAAAGATTGGAAGCCTCTTCTTGATGAGAGGAAGTGTTGCTCCCCTACAAGAACCTCTTCCCTCCCAACCACCTCAGATTATGAAACCAAAGCCTAGGCACACCCTTGCGCTCACatgataaataaatgtgattgtgAAAACACTGGACCTCATGCCTGTCTCTGTAAGTGGGCTGACACCTACTGGACAGAATGAAACATTTCATTCTGCCCTCTACGGCTCACCAACAAAAACAATGTTTAAGGTTAAATATATACAGATTGAGACAAAATGGATGACCTTGTAATAAAGAATACCTCTTCAACACTTCATTAGGCTGTGTTCTTCTCTCAGTCCTCTGTGGTGGCTATACCATCTATCTGTCCACGCCACTGTAGTGGAGACAAGTCAGAGTGCTGGCTTTAAGGCTAAAAAGCCCCAATTAGTTGTAATTACACACAGAGAACACTTAACCGTTTGGAAATGTAAGTATACCAACAGATTGTTGACATTAAAACACTTGCATAGCAGGtgtgatttgtatttattatggatccccattagttcctgtggcccctactccaccacatctacagtattaaatccatgtgtgtgtatagttcgtatgttattgtgtttgtgttgcttcagtccctgctgttccagaaggtgtttttttaaatctaattttaatgCTTGCATCAGGtagatgtggaatagagttccatgtagtaccATGCGCCGTCTATAGTCTATTCGGGAATTGGGGACTGAAGAGACCTCTTTTGGCatttcttgtggggtatgcatgggtgtccgagctgtgtgccagttgTTTAGAccgacagctcggtgcattcaacatgtcaatccctcctccactttgagccaggggAGATTTACATTAATATCAACTCTCTGTGTTGAGAGAGGACCAGCattgctgccctgttctgagccaattgcaattttcctaagtccttttttgtgccacctgtccagggggtgtacttgtacatcaatcTGCCTCACTCTACAGAGATAGCTTCGTGAGCCAGGGCCTACTTACAGCCTATAGGGAAAGAGGCTTGCTGGCATGTAATACTGCAAAGACCCAAATCCATGCTTCCTCAATTCAAGTCAAAGTGCAGTGGAAGGGAGCATCCATGGTCCCTCTCTCCAATGAGCTATGACAGGAATCAAGAAGGGAGGAAGTAGGGAATTGACAGCTAGTAACGTTCAGATACAGCCCCTTTGGGCCTGCAATACTTCCTACATTGTGGCTATGGTCATTAGAGTAAAATGACTTGGAAACACTCAGTACGTTTTAACACATACAAAACCGATTTCCATCGTGGTAATAATGCAATAGACAAAAATAACTGTTCAAACCTCAGCATTTGAGAACCATGTATTATTTAATAAAGTAAAAATAGAAAACTAAAAACAATGGAATAGCATGCAGTATTATCCCACATACATCATGGTGGTCATCAGGATGTTTGTGTAAAGTGACCACAGCACGGTCTGAGCCACACTCACCATGGCCCAGAGGGAGGGGCCAAGGAGTAACCAGAGCCCCATAATTGGTCCAATCTCACCTTGGTCCCGCCCATCATGCTCTGATATCCCTTTAGGACCACCGTAGAACCAGCAACATTCTTCCTGCACCAAGTAACCAGGGTCGTGTTTATTAGGGCACAAAACATTTTGCAGAGGAAACCAAAAATGAGTGTTTCTTCTTGGGCAAGTCTAGTCCGTccatgtttcagtcagttttcttccgtttggtgcctaatgaataagACTCATGCTAAAAGCAAAGGCGACTCACAAATAACATACATCGTTCAGTATACATGGAGATCAGAACCCGAGTGTCCATAGCAGACAGTTGTATAAAAAAATACTGATATGATAGTAAATGTCTGTTCAGGGCTCGAGGGGTGTTTGGTTTTGGAATTGCATTTTTTAAGCCTTGTTGTGGCCATGGCGACATACGCAGCCCCCACATCACCTCCAGAAAATACACAAAACAGGAAGAATGGTGTGGGACCAGTTTCTTGTTCCTCTGATTGATAAGCCATATAGTCAGGGTCACTGTTCAGGCAGCCATGACGGGTGGAGCCATTAGGGGGCCTTGATCTTCTTGGGTCGAGGAGAGGCTCCGTTCTCAGCTTTGATTGCGCCGTTTTCATGGTGGCCAACTGGAGGAGGGCATTCACACATTAACAAACCTAAATACACTTCCTGTAATAGAATGTCTTGAACTCGTACTATTAAAGCGCGTGTCCACTCACTGGAGTCTCTCTTCAGCGGTCGGGGGGTTTGCTTGGCGGCGACCCTCTTCCTAGCGACCTGTTCATGTCTGAACTCTCGCCACCGCTTCAGCTGGAAACGGATAAACTTCCACAGGAGCCAGGACTGGGTCAGACTCACCAGCAACAACACAGGCATCCTATAGAGAGGtttgggagaggggggggggggggggagagggaggaggaggaggattagggagaaaggaggggagaagggggggaggaggagggagaagggggggagggagaaaggaggggagaagggggggagaggaggaggagggagggggaggaggagggagaaagaagagggagaggagggagggggaggaggagggagaaagaagagggaggaggaggaggagggagaaaggaggggagaagggagaggaggagggagaggaggagggagaaaggaggggagaagggggggagaggaggaggagggagaaaggaggggagaaggggggagaggaggaggagggagaaaggaggggagaagggagaggaggagggagaggaggaggagggagaaaggaggggagaagggagaggaggaggagggagaaaggaggggagaagggagaggaggaggagggagaaaggaggggaggagggagaggaggagggagaggaggaggagggagaaaggaggggagaagggagaggaggagggagaggaggaggagggagaaaggaggggagaagggagaggaggaggagggagaaaggaggggagaagggagaggaggagggagaggaggagggagaggaggaggagggagaaaggaggggagaagggagaggaggagggagaggaggaggagggagaaaggaggggagaagggagaggaggaggaagaggaggaggagggagaggaggaggagggagaaaggagaggagaagggagaggaggagggagaggaggagggagaggaggaggagggagaaaggagaggagaagggagagggagtgtgtgtgtgtgagagtgcttACACTTGcgtgttattttattatttaaccaggtaggccagttgagaacaagatctcatttacaactgcaacctggccaagataaagacagagttacacatgggataaacaaacttagtcaataacacaatagaacaatctatatacagtgtgtacaaatggcTTGAGgtggtaaggaaataaataggccatagtagcaaagtaattacaattttgcaaattaacactggagtgatagatgtgcagatgatgatgtgcacgTAGAAATATTGGTGTCTGTCATTTGTGTACAAAAGACATAGAAGCTACTAAAAAGCCTTACCGTATCAGCACAGTGTTGAAGTTCCCCATGTCCCAGTCCAGCCCCTGGTTTTCGGCACGGGCCAACCCAAAACCCACAGCCAGGAACACAAGTGTGAGGGTCACCATCCGCGTGAACACAAAGTTCACGGCCCACAGGTCAAACCTGGAcacacatcagtaaataacagaaGAAGTGGATTATGATTATTAGGATTGACCACAAGGCATGCAGTGCCATTAAAGGTTGAGTCAGCAATAAGACATCATAAGCAGCATGGAAGTCTatctatctatacacacacacacacacacacacacatacaggccaaGAATGTTGAAATTGCAATGAGCCAATAGTGGGAGTCTTGGCAGGTTGTTTTTCAGGAAGTCGCCCCAATATGTCTGGTGATGTCATATTACAGAGTCTACTTTTAATGAAGTGCTGTTCACGTCACAGAACAGCACTTCTATATGATATGTTGTTGTGCAGTTGGGAGGTAAAGTTAGAAGTTTATGACAAAGGTAAGCAAGCCTTGTCCAAGCCAGAACGGCCCATTgggcaggagccagaacggcccatcgggcaggagccagaacggcccattgggcaggagccagaacggcccattgggcaggagccagaacggcccattgggcaggagccagaacggcccattgggcaggagccagaacggcccattgggcaggagccagaacggcccattgggcaggagccagaacggcccattgggcaggagccagaacggcccattgggcaggagccagaacggcccattgggcaggagccagaacggcccattgGGCAGGAGCCCGCCTCCTgattctgtagcgtgaggcagcttgatgtacaagtacacctccTAGACAGTCAATCACAGGGCCTTACCCCCAAGCTATATCCTTAATAATGAGTTCCAAGATGAGCAGGATCAGGTCCCAGTTTAAGAGTCTTTTGTATGACTCAACCGGACCTTCCAACCGGAGGCcagacactctaaccacaaggccacagAGTTGGAAATAGGAACTCACATCTTTTGGTGGCTCTCATCAGTGAAGTAGAATATTCTGGCGATGTGGAAGCCCAGCTCAGACAGGTACTGCAGACAGAGGAGTACCAGGCCCACAGGACTCAAactgtgggagaggagggagggacatggAGGGGAGTATTAGGATTATATGGGTGCTTAGATATGCTTGTGTATATGTGCTCATGCACTTTTATATGTATTTGTGCTAATATTAGGTACTTATCTATGTTTATATAGGTGCTTCTAGTAGTGCTTCTATTAGGTGCTTATCTATGTTTATATAGGTGCTTCTAGTAGTGCTTCTATTAGGTACTTATCTATGTTTATATAGGTGCTTCTAGTAGTGCTTCTATTAGGTGCTTACTTGAGCAGGTATGCTGCAGAGATGTGCAGCAGGTAGAGACAGATGTACTGCAGCTGGCGAGGGATCTCCTCCtgaggaacaacaacaacaacgagcaGTCACACCAAGAACTTCTGGTTGTCTGTCAACAGGAATGGAACCACTCAGAAAGACGGCATGTGGGTGCAAACTAATATAGAGAATAGTTCACCCGAATGGCACGTTAACATATTGTTTTATACCTGGAAAGTAAAGGAGTCTATGGACAATGAGATGAATTGCAGCTTTCAATGTCAGGAAAGTAACATGTGATTGTCATTTGGTTAAACAATTTTTATGTTGAATATAATCTGACAGAATTCCTTAGTCTACGGGCTGATTTAATGAAGATTTcctttcagacacacacacagagatatcaGCCCTCTGTTTCCCACAGCCTCAGCACTGACCTTGCGTACTTTCTGGAAGTAGAGCTCAGGTAGGGCGTGAAGCCAGTAGGCCAGCTGAGTGAGGTAAAAGAACTTCACCTGAAAcctgcaacagagagagagagagcggttgTTCAAGGATACGGTACACAGCAGGGGAACTACTGAGTGATTTATtgaaaccctggattgctgatgctatgcatttgtcattgagaggctttgaagccaccggcaATCCCCAGTAGGATCAGTCTTCCATGGAAATGAATGGAATTTTACACTATTTCAATTAAATATTTCAAGAacaaaatgacatgtatttaagtatgTTGTAGTGGcgacagtaacattagtaatcTCAAAATTATACTTTAAGGTAAATGTTTTTATTCGTTTTAAGTTTTAACTTGTTTAGctgacataatataatttaaattatgcattaaggtgtctaaTATAATACATGTGGCAAAATCCAATGTAGACATTAATGAATTTCTCTATATTCCAAAACAATTAAAATGGAGGAGTTCCAAGATGGAAGCAAGGTGGCTTcaacacagcccatctgtaaatagcacacccaactacctcatccccatatagttttttttgttttgctcttttgcaccccagtttctctacttgcacatcttctGCATCTATTCACTCCAGAGTtaatgctatattgtaattatttcgctactatggcctatttattgtcttacctccctaatcttactacatttgcacacactgtacatagatttttctattgtattattgactgtacgtttgtttattccatgtgtaactccattgtttttgtcgcactgctttgctttatcttggccaggtcgcagttgtaaatgaaaacttgttctctactggcctacctggttaaataaaataaaaaactggatatatatatatagtgcatgaggaaaatattcagacaccttgactttttccacattttcttacattagacttattctacaataaataaaatagtcccccccccccccatcaatccgcacacaataccccatactgccaaagcaggtttagacatttgtgcaaatttattaaattaaactgaaatgtcacatttacataagtattcagaccctttactcagtactttattgaagcacctggagtcttcttgggtatgacactacaagcttggtacacctgtatttggtgagtttctcccattattttctgaagatcctctcaagctctgtcatgttggatggagagcattgatacacagctattttcaggtctctccagagagatcaggttcaagtcgggctctggctaggccactcaaggacattcagagacttgtcctgaagccacttctgcgctgtcttggctgtgtgcttagcatCACtatcctgtttgaaggtgaaccttcaatcCTGTC
This genomic interval carries:
- the efhc1 gene encoding EF-hand domain-containing protein 1 isoform X2, whose protein sequence is MSINTGHGLPFLPGNTFRDVTKRTSSGPGHMVDSSTIFSAHHRPQTLSYKNGYALPHRPKVGIGQAPLLSSELTQSEINQFSNQTALTYGTTHYSPALDVIPAHVAYDKKVLRFYGYFQQEVLHSPQEGYRVRPVVLYYYLEDDSMCIIEPVVENSGIPQGKLIKRQRLPKNDRGDHYHWKDLNVGMDLVVYGTVYRVTHCDSYTQDFMESEGLVLNDPEPTPVDPYIQRRTQAGRSYITPSVFDRLHQFLTMDRKVLRFFALWDHTDSLYGEARPVTIQYYLVDDSVEIREVHEPNSGRDPFPVLLRRQRLPKNIKPACKPFPSCVLEVSPQEVHQYYSPKDFQVGETLQLMGRRFLLYDCDEFTKTYYQKNHPDLELKPKPVVKKTTELHDRHEVPPYNGFGSLEDSLQNCLSLIPEPPKKDLMKMLENDHKVLRYAARMDSQNPQDEGRLFIFSYFLSSDMISIFEKSTRNSGIISGQFLEKTRIPKPGCTVDKPEFYGPADFAIGDTVEVFRHRFVLTDADPYVLNYLESISDQLPSRTLNSLRQRLGVADQEVDPHTDPQSEDIERLEASS
- the efhc1 gene encoding EF-hand domain-containing protein 1 isoform X1 — encoded protein: MSINTGHGLPFLPGNTFRDVTKRTSSGPGHMVDSSTIFKSAHHRPQTLSYKNGYALPHRPKVGIGQAPLLSSELTQSEINQFSNQTALTYGTTHYSPALDVIPAHVAYDKKVLRFYGYFQQEVLHSPQEGYRVRPVVLYYYLEDDSMCIIEPVVENSGIPQGKLIKRQRLPKNDRGDHYHWKDLNVGMDLVVYGTVYRVTHCDSYTQDFMESEGLVLNDPEPTPVDPYIQRRTQAGRSYITPSVFDRLHQFLTMDRKVLRFFALWDHTDSLYGEARPVTIQYYLVDDSVEIREVHEPNSGRDPFPVLLRRQRLPKNIKPACKPFPSCVLEVSPQEVHQYYSPKDFQVGETLQLMGRRFLLYDCDEFTKTYYQKNHPDLELKPKPVVKKTTELHDRHEVPPYNGFGSLEDSLQNCLSLIPEPPKKDLMKMLENDHKVLRYAARMDSQNPQDEGRLFIFSYFLSSDMISIFEKSTRNSGIISGQFLEKTRIPKPGCTVDKPEFYGPADFAIGDTVEVFRHRFVLTDADPYVLNYLESISDQLPSRTLNSLRQRLGVADQEVDPHTDPQSEDIERLEASS
- the efhc1 gene encoding EF-hand domain-containing protein 1 isoform X3, with the translated sequence MSINTGHGLPFLPGNTFRDVTKSAHHRPQTLSYKNGYALPHRPKVGIGQAPLLSSELTQSEINQFSNQTALTYGTTHYSPALDVIPAHVAYDKKVLRFYGYFQQEVLHSPQEGYRVRPVVLYYYLEDDSMCIIEPVVENSGIPQGKLIKRQRLPKNDRGDHYHWKDLNVGMDLVVYGTVYRVTHCDSYTQDFMESEGLVLNDPEPTPVDPYIQRRTQAGRSYITPSVFDRLHQFLTMDRKVLRFFALWDHTDSLYGEARPVTIQYYLVDDSVEIREVHEPNSGRDPFPVLLRRQRLPKNIKPACKPFPSCVLEVSPQEVHQYYSPKDFQVGETLQLMGRRFLLYDCDEFTKTYYQKNHPDLELKPKPVVKKTTELHDRHEVPPYNGFGSLEDSLQNCLSLIPEPPKKDLMKMLENDHKVLRYAARMDSQNPQDEGRLFIFSYFLSSDMISIFEKSTRNSGIISGQFLEKTRIPKPGCTVDKPEFYGPADFAIGDTVEVFRHRFVLTDADPYVLNYLESISDQLPSRTLNSLRQRLGVADQEVDPHTDPQSEDIERLEASS
- the efhc1 gene encoding EF-hand domain-containing protein 1 isoform X4 is translated as MSINTGHGLPFLPGNTFRDVTSAHHRPQTLSYKNGYALPHRPKVGIGQAPLLSSELTQSEINQFSNQTALTYGTTHYSPALDVIPAHVAYDKKVLRFYGYFQQEVLHSPQEGYRVRPVVLYYYLEDDSMCIIEPVVENSGIPQGKLIKRQRLPKNDRGDHYHWKDLNVGMDLVVYGTVYRVTHCDSYTQDFMESEGLVLNDPEPTPVDPYIQRRTQAGRSYITPSVFDRLHQFLTMDRKVLRFFALWDHTDSLYGEARPVTIQYYLVDDSVEIREVHEPNSGRDPFPVLLRRQRLPKNIKPACKPFPSCVLEVSPQEVHQYYSPKDFQVGETLQLMGRRFLLYDCDEFTKTYYQKNHPDLELKPKPVVKKTTELHDRHEVPPYNGFGSLEDSLQNCLSLIPEPPKKDLMKMLENDHKVLRYAARMDSQNPQDEGRLFIFSYFLSSDMISIFEKSTRNSGIISGQFLEKTRIPKPGCTVDKPEFYGPADFAIGDTVEVFRHRFVLTDADPYVLNYLESISDQLPSRTLNSLRQRLGVADQEVDPHTDPQSEDIERLEASS
- the LOC109900533 gene encoding translocating chain-associated membrane protein 2, with product MAFRRRNKSYPFFSQEFLIQNHADIVFSLVIFILIGLMFEATAKTAILFIQPQYNISTPSPEGEVTLYQYGWQDCTTILFYFFITIILHAVVQEYVLDKVNRRLHLSKSKNTKFCESGQLCVFHLVSSVWSFYILITEGYVFHPSTLWENYPHVHLRFQVKFFYLTQLAYWLHALPELYFQKVRKEEIPRQLQYICLYLLHISAAYLLNLSPVGLVLLCLQYLSELGFHIARIFYFTDESHQKMFDLWAVNFVFTRMVTLTLVFLAVGFGLARAENQGLDWDMGNFNTVLIRMPVLLLVSLTQSWLLWKFIRFQLKRWREFRHEQVARKRVAAKQTPRPLKRDSIGHHENGAIKAENGASPRPKKIKAP